The Lathyrus oleraceus cultivar Zhongwan6 chromosome 5, CAAS_Psat_ZW6_1.0, whole genome shotgun sequence genome includes the window ctgagatgtcagacccgatgtcatgacatctgtatacagaacattcagtctgaatgttatgtattgtgtgattgcatttttaatgctaatctatgtacgattgatgtaatgattgaacgcgccctcaatcagtaattaaaaccagattgacttattttccaacaagatataatcagctatcatgagaagatatgaatggaaaatagttttagcgttttgtgatgtccaagcccagccaaacgattctataaatagggcatggaatatttggttttatacacaagaaataactaatgaaatattgagagagaataagggttttagtcttgtgtggtagtgtgaattgtaagccattcattcagccatagatgattgaattggattgatttttgagttgtaatttgtcctCTCTAAGatttgaagcatgagtgtgtgtttacttgattaaagcttttaagcaagatcaagtatgtgtatttgaagagtgtcttcttttcattgtaattcttgttttgcatcactgctgtgattgagggaGAGTGAGTAGGAcctcatatctaagagttcttaggtagaagttacacgggtagagattaggtgaaaagactgtaacttgaagttgtttactgagagtctttaaactaattatgtttagtggatttccttcctagcttggtagcccccagacgtaggtgagtttgcaccgaactgggttaacaattgcttgtgtctcttgcattactattctttatcttttaCCGTGTTTATATTtttcagatattagtgtcgtgacattaacttcgacatctcatatctgataccagaatttcaaatataatgcaactatggtgaaggatTGTCAATAGGTTCCATTACCTACAGCGAGTTATGtcgtgagcattgctgatgttactaaggtgacccgtagcagTTGAGTGTTTGGACCGGTATTCCCAAAAGATGTAGGAGATTCAACAATTGGGAAGAAGGTAGAAGTCCCTGCAGCAGATCCGATTAGCACTTCAAAGCGTTagtctagtgaatccagcaatttgaagactaatgatgatgatgaggtacttaggttgataaagaaaagtgagtttaatatggtggagcagctgctcgAAACCCCCTAAAAAATTTTAGTACTGTCTCTATTAATGAATTGAGAAGCGCACAGGGAAGCACTGCAAAAAGTTCTTGAGCAAGATTTCGTGGAACATGATATTATGGTAGATCAATTCaatcatattgtggctaacatcacttcctggagcaatctcagcttctgtgatgaagaactccctgaggagggtaggaatcataatctggctttgcatatctccatgaattgcaaagatgacgctttatccaatATTCTTGTTGACATCGGATCatcgttgaatgtgctgccgaagtcaacattatcaaagttgtcatatcaaggagcgcccatgaggtatagtggtgtaatcgtcaaagttgttgatggttcacgcaaaacagtgaTTTGTGAAGTGGAtcttccggtgaagataggtccgagtgacttccagattactttccaagtaatgaatattgtaagatcctaattttgaccctaagatccctcatggcatcatatcattgctcattgcattgcatcaaggatcataacatgtgtggctccttaaccctagagtgggacttgtgtgagttagtttgagaccaccaagcatgcttgaattgtatattattgcatttcttatcttgtttactaaccaaaagcacaataatatgtcactaacctattttgttttgaagctcaagtgatcatgtgttccCATGGTCCTAGGAGCTCCCAATCATATTATTGCTTTAGGCAATGAAAATGGTCCAtaaagctcctaatcatcatatatgtctcccaagtatctcaattttccaatttgatcaagataaaccaaagggcttgagacttgtttcccaaggaaaccctatTTCAATTGTGCattgctcatgaagcaacctcaacctatgatcaaatacaatcaagggaagttctttaattcattattttatgcatatatgagcctattttagtatcctcaatcattcattcattaagatttgaagtttggccttgagaagttgaccagtcaattcatctaactaaactgaggatccctgagacctaacttttaatgtaTTTGATAAATGAAaatgaccccaagataaaaattgttcttaagaaccatatgaacaactttcatgttcatcaaaaatccatttgaaacttggaaggtcataattcatttcaaaacattataggtcattttgactgaaaccctaattttgggtcaaattcccaaggacctaacttccttattttttatgatttttaggtgataCCAATTGTgttggaaagattaagatgtctacttcaaaggttatgttggacaaaatttcataatcctaaaataaacacatgtgataatacaaaacattataggtcactttggaccaaaaccattgatttagaaaaatgtccaacttcaagtgcccataacgttttcatccaaaatccaaatggTGCAAAATCAATGTCCACATTGATCATATTGAAACTATCTAgaacttttatgttggaggtttttccatttgaggcttgtatcattaaaacagaagggcttgaagttggtcacttttggaaaaaaaaattcaaagaaaacctagacatgttttgtacctcaaacttcaaggccaattttcataaatttccaaactccaaatgaatttttgtccaacatagcttttgttccttatgtcaatacctttccaaccattactcacatgaccatgtttggattttccatgtgggacttTCGAAGAAGTGAATGTTTATGACCAAAtatgcaattcactttgtaacttgaTGCATAAGCTAACAGCAGGCCTtttgcacgtccaaaccatctcaGAATGATATCATCATGCTATTTCACtcaattttgggcctcacatgcgcctgtacaggcccatgcatggaggacccaattctcatgcacacgagtaaatCACTTGCTTGCATCCATCTCAGCTTTAAATACATGCTCTCCCTCATTCAAATCTCAATCTTATGGTGATCTGAAACTCTGCTAGAATCAAAACCTAGCCTCACTAAAAGGAATTCCaattttcatttctcaatttcaagcttgaatttcaacacaatcagttgatcttcaagtcttattccttagccttgcattcatattacatctcaagatcaaattggaagcaaaagtTTGAAGGAATCGTGTTGTTCAAAGTTGCTCTTCAAAGGTATAACAccaaactgttttgatctaaagcttgctatacaatgtgaattgcttgtgtttaaactgttttctgaagtcctcgagcaagaggcaggccaatggtggtcttgatttcatgatttgaagcatttcagtttgcatacctggattttcgagctcagatttctcacttaaTAGAAACATTGAGCACAATCCAAagttacaggggtgatgtacatcaccctatCTTCCTTTTGGTACCACGTTTGTTTATTTTCATTGAAGTTTCAAAACCTGCGCGTGGTGGTTGGAAGTTTTTTGCtggccagagaagacggtggattccaccaccatccccacgtggatgcatCATGGCCTTCAGATCTCTCTCCAACGTTTTAATCATGGCCTTTGGTTcatttgacttattttaattcacTTTGTTTCGCGCTTGACTCATGACGATGGTACTCCAACGCCTCTGAGCCATTGGATAAtgccacgtcatttaatgaagtCAATCCAGCGCTCCTggttttttgctattttctattttctgttttattttcctttaattcctttttatttcaaaaattcataactattttatttgaagtcacaaaaatatgagaccaatggcaaaaaaattcttgaaaaatctagtttcataatctgatttttaattatttttgtgacgtcatttaatattttttgtgaattactttatttttaatagtttttttaattcattttaaatactttttgatatctgaaaattccaaaaatattttcttaacacatatggatcatgataagtctatgaaaaatagtctcatcaatttcttaattgatttgagatttatttgagattttaattcatttgtgttattttttattatttttaattgttttaaaatagtttttgttttcaaaaattgctgagaaaatttgtcaaaccttgtttgaccatgttagacctatgatgattcaattggacttgttgaagttgatttgaattgaatttgaggtttgaccatattttgtccattttaattttgcatttattttaattctaaaaataccaaaaaaaatatgtttgactttgttgacttctaatcttcatttctcttctgtgttacattggttgatgatgatttgattcacatttgatcattgtgtttcgattatgtcatttgaattctccttttattcatttcatcttcatctcacttcttctttttattttgggccaatgagttaatgatttgtggttggtcttgacatatgagaggcttaaccttctttgatccaaatcaaactcaacttgatcaaagatcaagtgagttgctttgggtccaagataggttgcttcttggtcaagcaaacaacctaaagtccatacaaggctttcctcttttcttttggcatggcaagttgtaggagcttggcttactagtcatgatctctaacttgtgtttatttgcttatagttttattgaccggcctcagataggtgtgactactacattagtccacttacgattgcttaacatagcgataaattgtcttatgacacactaacattaactactaactactaagtttaattcaagcatttaattttgttgcaatttactttaatgcaatttactttcttgctcattaattcatattgcttttccctttgctcactttagcgcatattttatgtttatgtcattttccttttgctcatttaagcttattattgtatataaatatattgtggTCTTGTGatttgttttgtctttgtttgtgtgaacccaatgcaaaaaggagaaaggacttagaattaggaccttacctgtgcttaaaggagttcaagagcaactaggcctcatgcctttagaattctaaattggttaaagagcaactaggcctcattcctttagaatgcgaaatcttaaagttgactttaaaggaccccaaatctaaactcattctttgtccattcctcttattatGTTGGGAActtttttttatgtttgtttttgtgtgatagggattccatcttgagatagtaagaaggaccaatgtcatgagtaaccaagttaagagagacaagccaaatggagatcctaggagcttgaatataatatttgattgattgcttgagttattttctaagtcctaaggaaaggagcatcttgaatcatctctatgatgtcaagaaaaaggaactccaagggttttatctcttctctcatctttgcatgtttaggactagccattctcttcttctctccactctaacccaagccaaactctttttgttgcaaactttgacattgtttttaaattagaaacctaggccttatgcctttgattaTTTTCAAACACTTTTCTCCAATACTCATttgtgaataaaccttaatccaactttgacttcattttgtaaatacacctaacttgtaaatataactcactttaagtgatttttgtggttccaatggccacctttgttaaaacattttcataaacattagccataggtttgagttatcatagtggttggTGTAAGTGTAAGACcataattttgaccctaagatccctcatggcatcatatcattgctcatttgcatttgcctcaaggatcatagcatcttggctcctttaccctaggggtgggacttgtgtgagttggtttgagaccaccaagcatgcttgaattgtatattattgcttttcttattttttttactaaccaaaagcacaataatatgtcactaaccttgcttgttttgaagcttgagcaatcatgtgaaccaaggctcctaggagaccccCATACTCATTGAAGTGGCCAAATGAAGTTtaaagcaagcatgacaatggttcccaaagctctcaatcatcatatatgcctccaaagtatctcaatttgtcaatttgataaatataaaccaaatggcttgaggattgtttcccaaggaaaccctaattcaactgtgcattgactgtgccttgctcatgaagcaacctcaacctatgatcaaataaaatcaagggaagttctttaattcatcattttatgcatatatgagcttatgtgagtgtcctcaatcattcattcatcaagatttgaactttggctttgagaagttgattagtcaattcatctaactatttagaaatccactgagacctaacttttgatgtgtttgtcaaatgatgatgaccccaagagaaacaatgttattaagaaccttatgaacaactttcatgttcattaaaaatttatttgaagcttggaaggtcatcattcatttcaaaacattataggtcattttgaatgaaaccctaattttgggtcaacttcccaagaacctaactcactcatttttcatttttttggggtgggaccaagtgcattggaaagtttaagatgcataattcaatttttatgttggacaaaatttcataatccaaaaagaaacacatgtgataatacaaaacattataggtcactttggaccaaagtcattgaaatgtgaaaaagtccaacatcaagtgcccataacattatcataaaaaatccaaatgatgcaaaatttaagtgcaaattttcttgaaaatacatacaacttttatgtttaaggttttgtcatttgaggcttgcatcattgaaacagaagggtttgaagttggtccattttggcaaaatttccatatacatgttttgtaccttgaacttcatgaccagttttcaatattttcccaactccaaatgtatttttgttcaacataacatttgttactcatgtcaagacctttccaaccattacccacatgcctatgtttcaattttgcaaatggcattttcgaagaggagaagttttggtttcaattatgcataacatgataAAACTCCATGCACAAACTTACACCTTACAATATgcacgtccaatttcatttgcGTGATGTTTAGCACTTAATTTCCATTGcttttgggcctcccatgcgcctgtacaggcccatgcatggaggacccaacttcacatgcacacgagtttcttcATGACTTGCACCagccttgcctataaatagaagcttcaTTTCACTTCATTTGGGAACCTAAAGGCGTCTGAAATTCTGCGCAAGTGAAACCCtaaccctccattaaaggaattttgatttttttctaaatttttcaagttcaaatttcaacttcattggttgatctttgaacttcaattccttagccttgcttccttgctACCTCAAGAACAAGTTGCACTAAAGATTTGGAGTGGATCAAGCATTGaaaagttgcacttcaaaggttgatTCTCAAACTATTTTCCTTCGAATCTCCTTGGATATTGATCATTTTTCGTGTTGGTTCGTACCTCTAAAGTCCTTAcgtgagaggcaattgatttgtgcatttaattttgtgaattgagtaagttcagattgaacaccatatttttccatctcagatttctctccCTATAGCGATCTTGAGTGGAGACTAAgggcacaggggtgatgtacatcatcccaactttctaatgatatatggatcgtgagttttggtgAAGGTTTTGAAACCTGCAACTCTTGCCGGAACAGtgagtctcaccggagaagacggtggtttccaccaccgtccccacgtggatgagttcctGGCCTTTGGATCTTTGTTTCCATATCTAATCTTAGCCCTTGGTGGTTATGACTTTCATTTAATCCATGTATTTCGCTGTTGACTATGGATAACCATACGCGCGCGCCTCTGGTTCCTtggatcagccacgtcaattaatgagcgTTGATCCAAGTGTTGTGGTTTATTccaatttttaatttctgttttaattttcttttattccaattatttttaaaaattcataacttctttatttagaatcacaaaaatatgggaccaattgcaaaaaaaaattcttgaattctagtttataaaaatgatttttaattatttttgtgattccatttaataatttttatgaattatttcatttttgattgtttttaattcatttaaaaaacttttcaatattcaaaaatgccaaaaatattttcttaacatctttgaatgatgatgaatctatgaaaaatattctcattaatttcttaattgatttgagatttatttgagattttagttcaattatgttatttttcttcatttttaattgtttaaaattagtttctgttttcaaaaaatgatgaattttttttgtcaaaccttgtttgaccatgttgaacttatgatgatccaattggacttttccaagttgatttgaattggatttgaagtttgatctttatttgtttattttaattcaagtattattttaattccaaaaattaccaaaaatatttttattgtttcttgacttctaagcttcatctcacttctatttaccattgattgatgttgattccattcatgtttgatcaatatgtgttggttatgtcatttgaatttcaattatgtatattccatttcttcttcttctgcttctttttttgtttttgatcaatgagttaatgattggtggttagccttgacatatgaggggttaaccttctttgatccaaatcaaattcatcttgatcaaagatcaagtgaattgctttgcattagagataggttgcttcttggtcaagcaaaaaacctaaatccatacaagatcattcttcttttcttttggcatggcaagttgtaggagcttggcttactagtcatggtctctaacttgtgtttgtttgcctatagttttattgaccggcctcagataggtgggactactacattagtccacttacgattgcttaacatagcgctaaattgccttatggcacactaacactaactactaatcactaagttttaattcaagcatttaattcttgcaatttaacttaatgcaatttaatttcttgctcattaattcatttgtcgttgccctttgctcactcgagctcatgtttatgttaatgcaatttgcctcTTGCTCACTTGAccacattattgtgtatatactattgccttgtgcttgttttgtttttgtttgtgtgaacccaatgcaaatggagaaaggacttagtTTTAGGACCTTgcctatgctaaatggagtttcaagagcaactaggcctcatgcctttagaatgctaaatatgttgaagagccactaggcctcatgcctttagaatgcttaatcttgaagatgacattgaaaggaccctagttctaaactcactcttgtccattcttttatttgcattgtggaactttttgatttgtgtgttcttgtgtgatagggatcctaaacttgagccaattagaagaaccattgtcatggacatccatgataagagatacaaaagccaattggaagattccttggagcttgattgattatttgcttgattgcttgagttatttgcttattgcttgctaagtccaaaggaaaggagcaacttggatcatctttatgatctcaagaagagaactccaagtggttttatttctcttccctcatctttgcatgtttaggatctagcccttctcttcttctctccactctaacccaagccaaacttttgtgcaaacattaacattgctttccaaattagaaacctaggcactatgcctttgatttttcaaactcatatcataacacttattttgaattgaatcttaagtcaacttagaccttattttgtgaatacttttcatttgtaaatacaactcactcaattgtttttgtggttccattgacgatttgtgttaaagcttttcataaaaatTAGCTATTAGGTTTGTGTTATCTTAGAagttgatataatactcacctgtatccttaatgatggactataagtcttccatgcttattatagggttaaactctcactagcatgttgaagctctcctcacatggtggatctgtggttttaggttgagttttctccctttgataacaaaagaccttagggcttttgaccaatcaattcaccaacttcttttgagatttttaccccgaactacgaggttcTGATCCTACtcctttttaagatggtacgtaggtgtcgcacctcgaaaaaatgagaacacgacttagcaaagcgcaatcgcacgatcgcaatgatggactgaacagagtcgccaccgaactttatttattcctaaaaaggaaaggggaaatatcgataaaacccaagaaagaacgacaatgattattggtcgtcgcaaccaaatcagggttcgggagtcgattacgcgaggggaaggtattagcacccctcacgtccgttgtactcaacgggaaccattaggtcagttgtgtgcgttagtgttagtttaaAATGTTAGGCCttaagttattaggtgggaaagaaagaataaaagagaggagaatgtttttgaatttttgacgaaggactaaacctaagttttttattagtgggccagacaagatttacaaatcctgctcctacgtatctcaacagagaaatcaaggcttacgtagttatgggtagaaaaatgtttgtttgttggtcgattttagcaaaagctatattgtatcaatcgacgaaaacattgttttacccaaaacagatgaggagcggacgtataccacacatcgaatggatttgcatatcaacattcggaaaaacgtcacttatctcaactcaataattgtggccgaaacattgttttgcatcatcTCGAGATAAGATGTCCTTCGTTTATGAAAATGGTTTTCTTCTGATTAACCGCACGACGGcgaaaaaaagagtttgattggttggatgtattttgagtgatggcaagaacttggatgagcgagatatccatcttgAATCCTAGACTCgggagtgcgtggtatccaccacgttctATTTCCATCTTACTGGAAAAAGtatttaataaagattaagtgttttgaggtttgattgagaaagggtttgaagaaaccgcattgacaattttaaatgatggcgagagctaagatgggcgaggcatccacctcgaatcttaatctcaggagtgcacggtatccaccatgttccatttccatctttattgaaaggggttaagataggaattaagtattttggagtttgaaagacgagtacttgtgacttacaagctcttacagcttgcggtctaatactcgggactacgtctggatatTCCACCCAGGTAGTCTATTTCTTCCAActtattgagaaaagaagtttcaatatttacaaatattttgaagagaagacgaatacatagggattacaagctcttacaacttgagcctaatattcgggattacgactggatattccatccaggtaatctttttcttccaattttattaagaaaatggtttgcatatttacaagtgttttgaagagaagacgaacacttatggctcacaagctcttacaacttggaCCTAGCATTCAGGACCACGattggatattccatccaggtaatctttttcttccaactttattaagaaaatgatttgaataatGGAGTGTGgggaagagaagacgaatatttgtggcttgcaagctcttacagctcgagtctaatattcgggattatagctggatattccatccaggataatctttttcttccaattttaataaaaaaatggtttgaaattaaaTTGATATGATCAATGTACGAAAATTTGGAACTATTTATTTGAAAATGATTGAAACTAGTTTAGAAATGATGTGgattaatttttgaaaatatggtGAAAAGGGTTTTAAATGGAGATTGTTAGTAAGACGGAATGCAATACTAGAGAAACTAAAATGGGAATACTTATGTATATGAAATGAACATGGATATAGATAATACCTAATTAAAATACCAAACACATGAAAATCGATCAAACCAAACATCAAATAATTTACTAATTAAATGAAATTTAAACATCTTTATTAAATAAActtctaattaattaattaactaaaaaAATGATGAGAGCTTATTCATGAAAAATGGAGTGTCTAAAGGAAAAATTTGGGCCTAAAGCCCAATCCCATAAAGATCcacaaaaacaaagaaaatataatctaaatttaataaataaataaataatataaaagAAAAGGAGCTGAAACATGGGGTGGGGCGGCACACCCCTTCCAtcatttattttgaaatttaaaacCACCCTATCACAAAGGGACACATGGCATGGCCGTAAAAAGCAAAACCAAAAAAAACATAATGGGTTCATGAAGAAAGTGTAAAAACGCAGGGACAGAACACTCACTTCTCAACGGTTACCTTTTTTAGTAGTAAAAAAATGACTCAGTTTAACCTTTCTCAAGCTCTTCCGCACTCTCATCTCTTTCACTCTTCCTCGATCTTACCCTCTTCTCATGctctttctctctctctttcGATCTAGTCTATAATGGTGACAAGCAGTAAACAAAGGAAAAGAACAATCATGCTCTCTTCTTCCTCTTTGTATCCATAAAATCCCCTTCTGCATGGTGAGTTTCTCGCTTTACAACGGTGAATCCGTGATGGCTATGAGCGGTGTTTGAATTGTTGGGAGGAATCATGGACGAAGCTTGTTCTGCCGCTGTTGAACGAGATGGTGGTGAGTGGACCGGTGAAAAGCGGTGGTGATGCGTACAGTGAGATTGTCGCGACGAGTAGCTCTCGCCGGTTTTAAAGGAGGTGAAGAACTTATGCGGTTGTTTCAGAGGAAGCTTGTTAATGGTGGGGTTTGGGTATTCCAGGCGGCGGCGTGGCTTGCGGTTAGTTTGAAGAAAGTGGTTTATGGGTGGTTTCGGTTCCGGCGGAAGAATTTTGTGGTGCCGTCGTGGTGGTTTCCGTGAGTGGCGGTTGACAGGGAGAGGAAGTGGAGGTAGCATTGCGGAGTCAAAAAATGGTGAAGTTTGGTGTATGATAGTTCGGTTATGAAGGCTTTTCGGTGGTGAATCACATGGGGTTATAGTGGATTTTGAAGGGATAACAGTGAAACACAAAAAGTGTTGTTCATGTGGGTTCAGATGGAATGCAAGCGATTCGCCGGAAACATGAATCGAAGGTGGAAATGTGGGTCtatgtgttgttgttgttgtgtaGGAGGTATTCAAGTGTTATTTGGAAAGATGGAGGCCTTGTTTTTGTGTTCGTGAAGGTGAGGTTCACAGTTATGGTGGTGGTTATCCTCCTTCTGTAGCGTTCTCCTCCTCTGATTCTACGAGCAAGCTGAATATCCTTGGGCATTATGGTAACTCTCTTAGCATGAATAGCACACAAGTTGGTGTCCTCAAAGAGTCCAACAAGGTAGGCCTCAGCAGCTTCTTGCAATGCAAGAACGGCATGGCTCTGGAAACGAAGGTCAGTCTTGAAGTCCTGAGAAATTTCACGAACCAACCTCTGGAAAGGGAGCTTCCTGATCAAAAGCTCAGTACTCTTCTGATATTTCCTAATCT containing:
- the LOC127079417 gene encoding histone H3.3-like, giving the protein MARMKQTARKPTGGKAPRKQLATKVARKSAPTTGGVKKPHHYRPGTVALREIRKYQKSTELLIRKLPFQRLVREISQDFKTDLRFQSHAVLALQEAAEAYLVGLFEDTNLCAIHAKRVTIMPKDIQLARRIRGGERYRRRITTTITVNLTFTNTKTRPPSFQITLEYLLHNNNNT